A genomic window from Anthonomus grandis grandis chromosome 2, icAntGran1.3, whole genome shotgun sequence includes:
- the LOC126750266 gene encoding ribosomal RNA-processing protein 7 homolog A produces MISQPRKVQGYNVISVKLSQDTSTSRDFFVKPNSAKFARKDRPADRTLFVQNIPPYLSEEALKKLFTLTNEPHSVQIENSSQGCGKVAYVVFNTQEQFKKALNANSLTLGDFPLHVGLEKWISEYNNSIVDHNKLSTEITKLMQTFDKQEAAEKKKTTEVDDEGWTVVTGKGRNPAVANKASTQIKLNKKVEEGKKKKELKNFYSFQIKESKKKNLEVLKKNYEEAKKKVNLMKSQRRFKPY; encoded by the exons atgatttctcAACCAAGAAAAGTACAGGGATATAACG ttatttcagTGAAACTATCCCAAGATACCAGCACATCCCGGGACTTCTTCGTAAAACCAAACTCCGCGAAATTCGCAAGAAAAGACAGACCTGCAGATAGAACTTTGTTTGTCCAAAACATCCCTCCATACCTATCTGaagaagctttaaaaaaattattcacacTTACAAATGAACCTCATTCTGTGCAAATTGAAAACTCTTCACAAGGTTGTGGTAAGGTGGCTTATGTAGTATTTAACACTCAGGAACAATTTAAGAAGGCTTTGAATGCAAATAGCTTAACCCTTGGTGACTTTCCTTTACATGTTGGCTTAGAAAAATGGATTTCTGAGTATAACAACTCGATAGTTGACCACAACAAACTTTCCACTGAAATTACTAAGTTAATGCAGACATTTGATAAACAGGAAGCAGCTGAAAAGAAAAAGACAACAGAAGTTGACGATGAGGGCTGGACAGTTGTAACTGGAAAGGGACGCAACCCTGCAGTAGCAAATAAGGCGAGCACCCAAATTAAGCTGAACAAAAAGGTGGAGGAAggcaaaaagaagaaagaattgAAGAACTTCTATTCCTTCCAGATAAAAGAGagtaaaaagaagaatttagaggttttgaaaaaaaattatgaagagGCTAAGAAAAAAGTTAACTTAATGAAGAGTCAGAGGAGGTTTAAACCTTATTAA